TTGACCAAGCACAGCCGGCCATGCAGGGCCATGGCCGGCGACACCGAGGAGAAAAGCAATGCAGAAAGATGTCTGGGATTTCGTCATCGTGGGCGCGGGCATGGCCGGTGCATCCGCAGCCTGGCAGCTGGTGCAGTCGGGTGGCGATACTCCGCCTTCCGTGCTGGTGCTGGAGCGCGAATCCCAGCCCGGCTATCACACCACCGGCCGCTCGGCCGCACTGTTTGAAGAGCATTACGGCCCCGCCCAGGTGCAGGCCCTGACCCGCGCCAGCCGGGCCTTCTACGATGCGCCACCGGCCGGTTTTGCCGAAGCTCCCATCCTCACGCCGCGCGGCGTGCTCTATGTGGGCACGGCCGAGCAAAAGGATCTGGTCGATGCCGCCTATGCCGAAGCCACCATCCACTCCCCCGAGGCCCAGCGCCTGAGCGCCGCACAGCTCAAGGCCCTGGTTCCCGTGCTCGACACCGAGGTCTTGGTGGACGGCTTTCTGGACACTGGCGCACGCGATATCGACGTGCACGGCCTGCACCAGGGCTATATCCGCGGCCTGCGCCAGCGCGGCGGCGACCTGTGGTGTAACGCCGAGGTCCAGGCCATCACCCGGGTCAACGACTTCTGGCACATTGCACTGCCTCAGGGCCGCAGCCTTCGTGCCAAGGTCATCGTCAACGCCGCCGGGGCCTGGGCCGATGTCGTGGCCGCCATGGTGGGCGCGGCTCCCATCGGCATCACTCCAAAACGCCGCAGCGCATTCACCTTCCCGGCTCCCGAAGGCATGGATGCCACGCACTGGCCCGCCATCATCAGCGCCGACGAAAACTGGTACATCAAACCCGACGCCGGCCAGCTGCTGGGCTCACCCGCCAATGCAGACCCCGTGGCTCCGCACGATGTGGTGCCCGAAGAGCTGGACATTGCGACCGGCATCTATCACATCGAGGAGGCCACCACGCTGCAAATACGCCGCCCCTCGCATACCTGGGCCGGCCTGCGCAGCTTTGTCGCAGATGGCGAGCTGGTGATAGGCTGGGATGCCTCGCCCACGCCCGTGCCGGGCTTTTTCTGGGTTGCCGCCCAGGGCGGCTATGGCATCCAGAGCGCCGCCGGCTACAGCCTGCTGGCGCGCAATCTGCTGCTCGGGGAAACGCTGGATGCGACGCTGGCCGCGCAGAAGGTGAATGTGGGGGCGGTGTCGCCTGCGCGTTGTCAGCTAACGACTCAGAATTGATAGCTGGTTGCGCTTTGTGGGACTGCGCCATAGCCTGATTTTTGCTGTATTTCAGGACTGGGACCGGGATTTCGCCCCGGCCCCTGCCAACAAATCAGGCACGACACCGAAAAGCACAAAAACAAAAACGGCCTGCGCCCCAAAGACACAAGCCGTTTCCCAACCGAGGCGACCTCAGGCCGCCGCCAGTCAAAGTCAGATCAGTTCTCGATATGCGCGAACTGAACAATCTTTGCGTACTTGGCAATTTCGGTGTTGATGTACTTGCCGGCATCCACCTTGGGATCGGCCACCACATTGCCGGTCTCTTCCATCTTCTTGCGGAACTCGGGCGAAGCCATGGTTTCCTCCAGCGCCTTCTTCAGCTTGGCGGCGATGGGAGCGGGCAGGCCCTTGGGCGCCATCAGCGCAAACCAGCTGTTGATGTCCACGTTCTTGAACTGGGGCAGTTCGGACAGGGCAGGAATATCGGGGGTGATGGCTGAGCGCTTGGCTTCGGTCGTACCCAGGGCCACGACCTTGCCGGCCTTGATATGGGGCAGTCCCGAGGACAGCACGAACACGCCGAACTCGATGTTGTTGCCCACCAGGTCGGTGGTCAGCGGCGCCACGCCCTTGTAAGGCACATGGGTCATCTGCAGCTTGCCCTGCTCCTTGACCAGCTCGCCGGCCAGGTGCAGCGCCGTGCCCACGCCGGAGCTGCCGTAGCTGAACTTGTCGGGGTTCTTGGACACCAGGCTGACGAACTCGGCCGCGTTCTTCACGCCGGCCTTGTGCGATGCGACCAGCACCATGGGCTGGGAACCCACCAGGCCGATGGGAGTGAAGTCGCCAATGTTGTACTTCACGGCCTTGTTGATGAGCCTGGCGATGGCCAGTTCATTGTTGGCGCCGACCATGATGGTGTAACCGTCGGCAGGGGCCTTGGCCACCTTTTGTGCACCGATGGCACCACCGGCACCGCCCAGGTTTTCCACCACCACGGGCTGGCCCAGTTGCTTGGCCAGGCCGTCGGCCACCAGACGACCGACCAGGTCGGTGCTGCCGCCGGCCGGGTAGCCCACGACCATGGTGATGGCCTTGCTGGGATAGTTGTCGGCGGCGATGGCAGGCACTGCCACGGCAGCGCCCAGCAGCAGGCCCGCGGCGATGGCGGTACGGCGGAGGATGTTTGTGTTCTGCATGAAACTATTCCGAATCTGTATGAGGCAATTGTCCGAATACGGAGAAAACCTTTTTGTGCTGATCTGGCACATTTCCGTGCCATTTCAGCACATCAACGCGTTTTTGAGCAAATAGAGGAGGAGCAATGCAGCCAGGAGCCCGATACCTGCTGTTGTTTTTCCAGCTTCAAGTCTGGCCGCAGACAAAAAAGGAGTGACTGCTCATTTACTGGCCAGTGATATCGGTCCAGAACTGCTCCGCAGCGGTGCTCAAGCGGCGTTTGGGCCGATAAAGCCGCACATCGAAGTGCACGTCTAGGCTGCCGTCCCCGGCCAGCGCCAGACGACCGTCCTGGCAGTCGCGCTGCACCATGGACCAGGGCATCCAGGCCACGCCCAGGCCCTTGAGCACGTACTCGTAGTTGGCATCCGCAGAATCGCATTCGATGCAGCGGCGCAGGCGAGGCCACAGCGGATGGCTGGCCAGATGATCTTCGGCCAGCCGCCCCAGCGCCATGCTGTGCGAGAACGCCAGATAGGGCACGGGGCTGGCACCGGGCAGCAGGGCTTGCGCCAGTGCAAACAAGGGCTTGCCTTCGGCATCGGCCCGCGCCACGGGCACCAGCTTGTCGCTCATCACCGTCAGATAGCTGAACTGACGGCCATCCAGCCGCACGGCAATGGCCGCATGGTGATAGAGCAGGGCAAAGCTGACCTCGCCGCGCTGGAGCATGTGCACGGTTTCGTCGAGTGTGCGGGTAACGATGCGCATCTCCGCCGTCTGCAGCACGCTGCCGTAGCGCGCCAGCCAGTCGGCCACGATGGTGCGCGCCAGGGTGCGCCCCGTGGCCAGCGTGATCACATGGGCCTGCCGACCGGCCACGGCCTGCAGCTCGTCATGCGACTGGGCCAGGGTACGCACCATCTGCTCGGCGGTGTCTCGAAAGGCTTCACCGGCCGGGGTGAGGCGAACCGGCCCGCCGCCCGCTTCGATCAGCGGCGTTCCAGCCCATGCCTCCAGTGCACGAATGCGGCGGCCGAAGGCAGGATGGGTGACATGGCGCAGCTCTGCCGCGCGGGTGAAGCTGCGCTCCTGAGCCAGAAGCAGAAAGTCTTCCAGCCATTTGCTTTGCATGGCCAGAGCCTACCCTGGCTCAGCTCTGGGCTGCAGCCTGCAGCGTGGCGCGCGTGGCGATAGCGGCTTCGCGTGCGGCCTTGGCAAAGCCGTCGCCCTGCCCTGCGTACAGAATGGCGCGCGAGGAGTTGATGATGATGGGTCCGCCGCCGATGCGGGCCGCCTTGACGGTTGCCACGGCATCACCGCCCTGTGCACCCACGCCGGGAATCAGCAGCGGCAGTGTGGGAGCCACGGCACGCACGCGCTCGATCTCGTTGGGACGGGTTGCACCCACCACCAGGCCCAGCTGGCCATTGGTGTTCCAGGGGCCTTGGGCCAGCTTGGCCACATGCTCGAACATATGGGGGTTGCCAGGCACATCGGCCAGGACCTGGGCCTGCAGATCGTCACCGCCGGGGTTGGAGGTACGGCACAGCAGAAAAGCTCCCTTGCCCTCGTACTTGAGATAGGGCGTGATGGAGTCGAAACCCATGAAGGGCGAGAGCGTCACGGCATCGGCGCCATAGCGCTCGAAGGCTTCCTTGGCGTATTGCTCGGCGGTGGAGCCGATATCGCCGCGCTTGGCATCCAGAATCACGGGCACATGGGGTGCCACGCGACGCATGTGCTCCATCAGCTTTTCCAGCTGGTCTTCGGCACGGTGGGCGGCAAAGTAGGCGATCTGGGGCTTGAAGCTGTTGACCAGATCATGGGTGGCATCGACGATGGCTGCACAGAAGTCGTAGATCTTGGACGCATCGCCCTTCATGGCACCAGGAAAGCGGCTGGGTTCGGGGTCCAGACCCACGCACAGCATGGAGTCATTGCGCGTGGACGCGTCGCGCAGCATGTCGATAAAAGTCATAAAGGGGGATTTTAATTGTTCACCCCTTCCAAGCCTTGCCACAGGTTTTGCGCCAAGCCGCAAATCAGACGCACACACCAACTCAGTGACACCGAGGAAGCGCCGCCGCGCACCGACGGTGTCGTCCCCCTCCCCTAGCGCGCAGCGCGTAGAGAGAGGGGGAAGGCGCGAAGCGCCACAGGGGGAGATAATCCAGCCCCATGCCTTCATTCACGCCCAAACAGCTCATTCTTCTCGTCCTGCTCACCATCGTCTGGGGCCTGAACTGGCCGGTAATGAAGCTCGGCGTACAGCATTTCCCGCCGCTGAGTTTTCGCATGGTCAGCATGTGGATAGGCCTGCCCATTCTGGCCCTCTTTGTCGTCGGCAAGGGCTTGCCGCTGACCATACCGCGCAGCTACTGGGGCCAGCTGGCCAAGCTCACGCTGTTCAATATGGTGCTCTGGCACTGCCTGATCATCATTGCCATCCCCACGCTGTCCAGCGGGCGCGCGGCGATTCTGGGCTACACCATGCCCATCTTCTCGGCCGTGTTCGGCAGCCTGTTCTTCAAGGACCGGCTGGGCGCACGCGCCTGGGCCGGCGTGGGAGCGGCCTTTGCAGGCGTGCTGCTGCTGCTGTGGCATGAGGTTGGCGCTCTGGGCAGCAAGCCCCTGGGCGTGATGCTGATGCTGATTGCCGCCGCCGGCTGGGCCTGGGGCACGCAGCTGCTGCGCCGCACCGAGGCTCCGGTGCCGCTGATGACGCTGTCGCTGTGGATGGTGGCCATCACCACCGTGGTACTGACCGTGCTGGCCTTTGTTTTCGAGCGCCAGCAATGGC
This region of Comamonas thiooxydans genomic DNA includes:
- a CDS encoding FAD-binding oxidoreductase, with amino-acid sequence MQKDVWDFVIVGAGMAGASAAWQLVQSGGDTPPSVLVLERESQPGYHTTGRSAALFEEHYGPAQVQALTRASRAFYDAPPAGFAEAPILTPRGVLYVGTAEQKDLVDAAYAEATIHSPEAQRLSAAQLKALVPVLDTEVLVDGFLDTGARDIDVHGLHQGYIRGLRQRGGDLWCNAEVQAITRVNDFWHIALPQGRSLRAKVIVNAAGAWADVVAAMVGAAPIGITPKRRSAFTFPAPEGMDATHWPAIISADENWYIKPDAGQLLGSPANADPVAPHDVVPEELDIATGIYHIEEATTLQIRRPSHTWAGLRSFVADGELVIGWDASPTPVPGFFWVAAQGGYGIQSAAGYSLLARNLLLGETLDATLAAQKVNVGAVSPARCQLTTQN
- the pyrF gene encoding orotidine-5'-phosphate decarboxylase, whose product is MTFIDMLRDASTRNDSMLCVGLDPEPSRFPGAMKGDASKIYDFCAAIVDATHDLVNSFKPQIAYFAAHRAEDQLEKLMEHMRRVAPHVPVILDAKRGDIGSTAEQYAKEAFERYGADAVTLSPFMGFDSITPYLKYEGKGAFLLCRTSNPGGDDLQAQVLADVPGNPHMFEHVAKLAQGPWNTNGQLGLVVGATRPNEIERVRAVAPTLPLLIPGVGAQGGDAVATVKAARIGGGPIIINSSRAILYAGQGDGFAKAAREAAIATRATLQAAAQS
- a CDS encoding tripartite tricarboxylate transporter substrate binding protein, whose protein sequence is MQNTNILRRTAIAAGLLLGAAVAVPAIAADNYPSKAITMVVGYPAGGSTDLVGRLVADGLAKQLGQPVVVENLGGAGGAIGAQKVAKAPADGYTIMVGANNELAIARLINKAVKYNIGDFTPIGLVGSQPMVLVASHKAGVKNAAEFVSLVSKNPDKFSYGSSGVGTALHLAGELVKEQGKLQMTHVPYKGVAPLTTDLVGNNIEFGVFVLSSGLPHIKAGKVVALGTTEAKRSAITPDIPALSELPQFKNVDINSWFALMAPKGLPAPIAAKLKKALEETMASPEFRKKMEETGNVVADPKVDAGKYINTEIAKYAKIVQFAHIEN
- a CDS encoding DMT family transporter yields the protein MPSFTPKQLILLVLLTIVWGLNWPVMKLGVQHFPPLSFRMVSMWIGLPILALFVVGKGLPLTIPRSYWGQLAKLTLFNMVLWHCLIIIAIPTLSSGRAAILGYTMPIFSAVFGSLFFKDRLGARAWAGVGAAFAGVLLLLWHEVGALGSKPLGVMLMLIAAAGWAWGTQLLRRTEAPVPLMTLSLWMVAITTVVLTVLAFVFERQQWHMPDQSALAAIAFNGVLVLGFAQAVWFYLARSLPPVASTLSVMMIPVLGVFVGAWWLGEVLHWQDWTAVCLMVVAIASVLWPAKSSR
- a CDS encoding LysR family transcriptional regulator; this encodes MQSKWLEDFLLLAQERSFTRAAELRHVTHPAFGRRIRALEAWAGTPLIEAGGGPVRLTPAGEAFRDTAEQMVRTLAQSHDELQAVAGRQAHVITLATGRTLARTIVADWLARYGSVLQTAEMRIVTRTLDETVHMLQRGEVSFALLYHHAAIAVRLDGRQFSYLTVMSDKLVPVARADAEGKPLFALAQALLPGASPVPYLAFSHSMALGRLAEDHLASHPLWPRLRRCIECDSADANYEYVLKGLGVAWMPWSMVQRDCQDGRLALAGDGSLDVHFDVRLYRPKRRLSTAAEQFWTDITGQ